Part of the Aquimarina sp. TRL1 genome, TATATCTGGCAAAAAAGAAAGACAAACAATGGTTTAAAAAAATTTTTACATTTGAACCTAAAAACCCTTCTGTTTCAGAAATAAAAAGACAATTGCTACAAACCGCTTTGTTTATGCTTTCGATCGGATTACTTGGTTTTTATGTTGGTACAGGGGTTGGAGCAGGATCTAGAGTTTCTAAAAAAATAGAAGAAAAAAAGATCATTTATGAAGACACTCTAACCTTTATAAATGATACTAAAGAGACTGTAAAAATAGTAGGAAAAAACAGTTCTTATATTTTTTATCTTTCTAAAGGAAGTGATATTGTCAAAATCGCACCAATTAATGGAAATATTAAGTATATAGAAGAAAATAAGTGACCTGATGAAAATTCATATTGAAACTACTCGTTTTATTCTCCGAGATCTGGAAATGACCGATGCTCCTGGTATTTTTGATCTTGATTCTGATCCTGATGTTCATGAGTACTTAGGGAAAAAACCTATACAAACAATAAAAGAAGCAGAAGAAACAATCTTATTTATCAGAAATCAATACAAAGAAAATGGTATAGGACGCTGGGCAATCATTGATAAATCAACACGTGATTTTATAGGCTGGGCAGGTATAAAATATGAGCAAACATTACGAAAAGGAATAAGCTATTACGATCTGGGGTACAGATTACGAAAAAAATATTGGGGAAAAGGAATTGCATCAGAAACTGCTAAAGAAGCTGTTAAGTATGGTTTCGAACAACTTGGTGTACAAGAAATTTTTGCAGCAGCTGATATTGCAAACATAGGGTCTAATAAAGTATTGATAAAAACAGGGTTGTCTCTTATAGAAACATTTGATTTAGATGGAATTCCTCACAACTGGTATACAATTCATAAACAGACATGGGATATTCATAAAAATACCGCTCATCCTTAATTCATATAATCTACAATATGTAAGATGAGATTTTATCATACAAAAGAACATCCTTTTAGGGATGTTCTTTTGTGCAATATAAGTTGGTTTTTATTGAGGTTTTATAACGTTCGTTGGTAAAAAAGAACTAATTTTTCTACGGCCTGATTTACATAAGGTTCCTGGTCATACAGATCAAAATGATTCGCCTCTTTGATCTTTACTAACGCTTTATCTCCTTTGGCCCTTTCTACAGCTACCTCACTAAAATAAGCTGATAGAGCTTTTTCTCCTATAATGGCTAAGAAGGGTCTGTCTGCCATTAATTCTAGGTGTTCTGTAGGGTTAAAGAAATACCGTGTATCTAATGACATTGCTGCTCTTAGTGGACTATATGTAGGGTATTGCCCTCCTCGTTTGGGGTTTCTATAATAATCAGCTGCCCGATCCCAGAATTTTCCAAGACCACTATTCGCCGGAGGGATCCCCTCTACTAATACAACCTCTCCAGTCTCATAATACCGCTGTCTTGCTTGATTACCCCATGAAATCTGCTGTTGTAATTGAGCAACTTTATCTCCTGACAATTCTTTCATATACTGAGTAGCACCTCCCATTCCATAATCTATAAAATCGACAAAGCCACTTACAGTTGCTACCGATCGAATCCGCTGATCAAAAAAAGCAGATTGAAGACTATAACCTGCTCCTGAACAAATACCCAGAACACCTATTTTATCTTTGGCGACTCCTGGTATTGTCCCTATAAAGCTAACTGCATTTTTAATGTCTTCTACTTTCATTGGAGCATTTTCCATCGCTCTGGGAACTCCCCCACTTTCTCCATAAGTTCTATGGTCGAATGCGAGCGTAATAAATCCTTTTTTAGCCAATTTCTCAGCATAAATTCCAGCGGTTTGCTCTTTAATTCCACTAGCTGGTGTAATGACAACAATTGCTGATTGTTGTTTTTCTGATGAATATCCTTCTGGGATAAAAAGATGTCCGGCTATTCGAGTTCCTTCACTGGTAAAATTCACCTTGTTTTTTCCTGTTTGTAAATTTTTATGAAAGATTGTTCCAAATGTGGTTACAGATGTTTTCATAGTTGTATGGGTTAAAGATTGCGCTGTCATCACTGCAGATATCCCTAAAATAAGACAGCAAATTGTTGTTTTAAGATTTATTTTTATCATAACTATAAATAATAATAATATTAGATTACTATGTTTAATGATTGCTTTTATTTACTTTTACAAAAGTATATCACATAAAAACAGGTTCAAAATACCTATTTTGCATCATCATCATAAATAATAATTATGGATACTCGTTTACTTCGTTTCTTTATAGCAGTCTATGAACAAAAAAACCTAACCCGTGCAGCAGAGCAATGTTTTGTATCCCAACCTAATATTTCCAACGGGATCAAACAATTAGAAGAAGAAATAGGAAAACAACTTTTTATACGACATAAAAGAGGGGTGATTATCAATACTGAAGCACATTATCTCTACCCTATTGCGAAGCGTCTATTAGGAGAAATTACGTCCTTATCTGATATTTTTAAAGAGCGAGAGTTTACAGATAAAATTACTATTGGCGTTGCAGAAAGCTTGCCTCAGGAGCACAAACAACAATTCTTTAGAACCGCTACACATTTATCAGATTCTTTGCAATGGGATGTTCGCCCTATTGGTAGAGATTGTGAAATTAATTTGCTAGTACGTGAATGGAAATACGAAGAAGATCTTTTCCTTCCTCTATGGAAAGAGAATTATGTCTTATGCATCCCAGATGGTCATCATTTATTATCCAAAGATGTTATAGAACTCGAAGATCTACAACATGAATCATTTATTCATTGTCCTCCTTGTGAGGCACATAAACAATGTCTGTCTATTCTGAGCAATACCAGTAAAAAATCTGTAACTATTGCTAATTGTGCCACTAAAACAGAAACCCTTACATTTTTAATGGCTGGATTAGGTGTCACATTTTTACCTGAACATTTTATAGATGGATGGTACGGTTTCCAGGTAAAGCCTTATAATGGTCCTCGCTATTTTAGAGAAGTTGGATTATCTTATCCCAGAAAGAGTCTTAAAAACCCTGCTATTTCTAAATTAATCGATTATTTTTCTAAAAATACTTTGCGAACTAAAAAATTCAGTGAATTTGGATATTATACTAAGTAATATATAATTGTTAAAAGAAAAAAATCTTTGAACTCATACAAATAAAAAATGACCGCATATAGCGGTCATTGATAAATTAACACGTTGTTTATTAGTTAAAAGGGTCAATAGTCCCATTACACGCACCTGTGGCGTAGGAATCAAAAGAGCTTCCTTCTGGTAGGGATACAGTTTGCTTATCAGAAACTACTCCTCCTACAGAGGCTTCTACTGTTACTTGGTTATTGCCAATATCACATACAGTAACCTTAGTTGATATTCCAATTAAAGAAACATCACAACTTCTACAACTGTTGGATCCATCATCATCATTCCCACAGGATGATAGCAGTAACACTGCCATACTTGCTAAGGCGAATACATTTTTTTTCATACAATGATTAATTAGGTTAGATTTGGGTTATTTATTGCTTAATTTAGTAAAATTCTCATTGTCCTATAGTAGCGCATTCTTTGAGTACATCTCCTAATTCTGTTTCATAAGCATCATCGGCACCACATTCAGTATCTCTATACGCTTGTATAGCGTCTTGTACCAGCTTACAAAGTGTTTCTGTTTTAGGGGTTGCATCTGTATATGCATTTAATGCTTCTTCTACAGGTAATCTCAATCCGGAATCAATCGCTTCACATGGATTTGTTTTGACATCATCTTCTCCGCAAGAAGAAAATCCCAGTGCCAAACAGCCAATAATAATTAGTGTTTTTTTCATAATGTGGGGGTAATTAAATCGAAATTATCTGGATACGAATATAATAGAATATTTATTATTTTAACAAAAAATTAATATTCTATTCGTTTATACATCTTTATACACAGCTGTTAATCAACTACTTCTATATCAATTGGCTTCCCTAAATAAGCCAAATAACTTCCTTCTGCTATATTCTTAACTTCATCGCTATATGAAGGTATTATTTGTATTTTATTGGCATTATCTCTAATAAAAAGGGGAATGATATTTTCATCTTCTTTGGTCATATTGATTAAAGTCTCATAATGAGTTCTGTCCTTTATTTTTATTTCTAAAATTCCAGGATATTTTTCTGTCAATTCCATCAATCTGTAATAATCATCTGTATGGGAAAACAATCCTGCTTCAGGATTATTTTCAGGATCATTCATTTCTTCTGAAGTTACTAATCTGTACGAACCATGCTCCCCAAATTGATTTTTGAATTTATCAATTGCATATTTATTAATGTCACTATTCCCTGTCAAGGCCATTAAATAACCTATATCATTTAATTCTATATTATCTTTTAGCTGATCACTATAAATATTTCCCTCTATAGCTTCTAATCCAAGGTTTTTGGCTTTTTTGACATTTTCACGATTACTATCTATCAGAACGACATGTCGGTTATTGTTTTTTAAATATACCGCTATAAGTCGTGAGATTTTAGAGGCTCCAATAATAAGAGTTCCTTCGGATTTTTTAAGAAATACTCCTACAAGTTTAGCAAAAATTCGAGCTGTTGTAGCATTCAGTAGAACCGTCCCTAATACAATCATAAAGACTAAAGGAGTTATATATTCAGCACCGATTTCTCCAATTTTATCAAGCTTTAAACCAAATAATGAAGCAATACCAGCAGCTACGATCCCTCTAGGGCCTACCCAGCTAATAAAAAGTTTTTCATTGGTCTTTAATCCGGATCCCATCGAACTCAAAAAAACACCTAATGGTCGTACAATAAATACTACTACTGCAAAAAGCAAAAGGGCTTTCCAGTTATAAACCAACTCCAGATCTTCTATATTAATATTTGCCGCAAGAAGAATAAAAAGAATAGAAATGAGTAGAACACTCATCGATTCTTTAAAATACAATAACTCTTCTAAATTTGGTAAATTCATATTTCCCAAAACCATTCCCATTATCACTACAGATAATAAGCCCGACTCATGTGCAAATGCATCAGATAACACAAAAACACCCAATACAGCTGCCAGCGTAAAAACATTTAATAAATAATGTGGAATAATATTTTTCTTAATAGCAAAAGCGAGTCCATGAGCAAATGTAAAACCAAAGGTCAGTCCGAAAAGTACAATTTTAGCAAACTCAATGAGCGCAGTTACAGTATAAGCTCTGCTCTCCCCTACACTAATAAACTCGAAGACCAAAACAGCTATCAATGCTCCTACCGGGTCTATCAAAATTCCCTCCCACTTCAAAACTGTAGAAATATCTTTTTTTAAAGGTATATTTCGTAATATAGGTGTAATTACCGTAGGTCCCGTAACAATAATCAACGAAGAAAACAGAAAAGAAATTGGCCAACTTAAATCAAAAATAAAATGAGCGGCTAATCCTGCTCCAAAAAAAGTAACTACTACCGCAATTGTTATTAACTTCAAAATTACAGGACCAACATTAAGTATTTCATTCCTTCTTAATGTAAGCCCTCCTTCAAAGAGAATAACGCTGATTGCCAATGACACAAAATAGAAAAGACTTTCTCCCGGAAAAAGTCCTTCTTTCCCATTCCAGATAGGTTGAATTAATTTAGTGTGATCATCTGTATATAATGTAGCTATTGGTCCTACTAAAAGGCCTATCAATATCAATGGTAAAATAGCCGGGATTTTAAATTTCCAAGCAACCCATTGTGCTAAAATCCCCAAAATAATAATCCCTGATAATTCTAACATGTTCTTTCCTGTATATTCGGTTTTAATAATTTAAAGAACGTAATTTTTTATAAATCGTCAAAATAGTGTGCTTTTTCTTCCTCAAATATCTCTTTTTTCTAAAATGCTAAAGCACTTTTGTATCTACATAAATTACAATCGGGCTAAAATACTATAAATTAATTAGCTGATTCTTTTCTTTATAACATCCTATAAAAAAGAACATTCTTCTTCATACTTATAAAAAGTCCTTCTTAAACACGTAAACTCCCTATCTGTCTATTTATTAGAAATTTATAATAACTAAAATTGACAATATAAATTTCACAATAAACTACATATGTGTATAAAACTTTATGTAGATAATGTAATTCTATTGAATAAAATGAAGTATTAAAATTATCCGTATGATGAAATATTGTTAAAAAGTCTACAAAAAACCTGATGATCCTTGCCTTTTTTTCTATTTTGCAAAGATTTTTTACTTTTTTTATGAATAGACACTACATATCCTATCAAAATTGATAGGTATGATAAGTTTAAAATACGATAAATCGATATAGAATGAATTTACATGCTATAGAGGCAGGAAACTTTAAACTGGACGGGGGAGCTATGTTTGGTGTAGTCCCTAAAAAACTTTGGACCAGAACAAATCCGGCAGATGAAAACAACATGATTGACATTGCTGCCAGATGCCTTTTAATTGAAGAAGGGAACCGACTCATTCTAGTTGATACGGGAATGGGAAATAAACAATCTGATAAATTTTTTGGCTATTATTCACTCTGGGGAGATCACTCTTTGGAAAAATCCTTAAAAGCAAAAGGGTTTCATCCAGATGATATCACAGATGTCTTTGTTACTCACTTACATTTTGATCATTGCGGAGGTGTAGTTCAATGGAACCAGGATAAAACAGGGTATGAAATGACCTTCAAAAATGCAAAAGTATGGAGTAATGAGAATCATTGGCAATGGGCAACCGAACCAAATGCCAGAGAAAAAGCTTCTTTTCTTCAGGAAAACATCCTTCCTATCCAAGAAAGTGGACATTTACATTTCGTATCAAGATCCGGAACACCTTTTCAGCAAGAATCTGAATTAGGTTTTGGAATACTATTTGTTGACGGACATACAGAAAAACAAATGATCCCTCATGTATCTTATAAAGGAAAAACGATTGTATACATGGCTGATTTATTACCTACAGCTGGTCACCTTCCATTACCCTACGTAATGGGATATGATACCAGACCTCTGTTAACACTACCAGAAAAAAAACAATTTTTAGAAAATGCAGCTGATAATGACTGGTATCTAATGCTTGGTCATGATGCACATAATGAAATAATAACAGTACAACACACCGAAAAAGGAGTACGATTAAAAGAAACTTTTACCTGTAACGACATATTCAAATAACAATTATGACCCTAATCTCTAAAAAGCAACTAATTGCAATCTCATCATCACTTGCATTAGTAAGTTGTGGAGCACCAACACTCGTATCCACTCCAATAGAAAATATAGATTCTATACCTTTAAAAAACGCACCATTAACAGAAACACAATATAAAAACTGGAATTCTTTTGATTTAGTGTCAGATACAATTCCTGGAATGAGTGTCAATAAAGCCTATACCGAAATCATCAAAAACAAACCCGGTAAAAAAGTTATTGTTGCTGTAATTGACAGCGGTGTTGATATAGAGCACGAAGATTTAGATGGTGTTATTTGGACTAACACCAAAGAAATTAAAGGAAACAATAAAGACGATGATAATAATGGATACATCGATGATATTCACGGGTGGAATTTTTTAGGAGATTCCAAAGATGAAAACCTGGAGTTTGTTCGAATTATAAAAAAATTAAAACCAAAATACCAGGGAAAAAACCTGGCTTCGGTAGCTTCTTCTGATAAAAAAGAATATCAAAATTATATTGAAGCAAAAGCTGAATATGAAAAAAAATACCAGGAAGCACTTTCTAATAAAGAGAGATACGAGCAAATTTTACAACAAACTAATGCCTCTCATAAAGCCGTTTCTGCCATATTAAAAAAAGAAGATTATACGCAAAAAGAGTTACTTTCTGTAAAAGCTGACACCCCGGAAATGCAACAATATGTTGGTTTTCTATCACAAATGTTTCAGTTTTTAGACAAAGGAGAAAACATCGTTAATTTTTCTAAAAATCTAAAAGAAGGAATCGAACATTTTACCAACAGTCTTAATTATAATCTAAACCTTGATTACGATGGAAGAAGTACCGTTGGCGATAATGTAGATGATATCACTAATGTTACCTATGGTAATAATAATGTGATGGGACCTGATCCTACAAAAGATAATATCAAACACGGAACACATGTAGCAGGAATTATTGCTGCTGAAAGAAACAACGGTAAAGGAGTAAACGGGATTGCGAAAAATGTAGAAATTATGGCCATTCGAGCAGTACCAGACGGAGATGAATACGATAAAGACATTGCATTAGCCATTCGATATGCTGCAGATAATGGAGCAAAAGTAATTAATACCAGCTTTGGAAAATACTATTCAACTCATCCTGAATGGGTGTGGGATGCTATAAAATATGCTGCTGATAAAGATGTATTAATTGTTAATGCTGCTGGTAACGAAGCAGAAGATTTGGATCAAAAACGAGTATATCCTAATGATCAAACAGACAATACAACGGAAATAGCAAATAACTTTATTACCATTGGAGCATTAAATTATGAGTACGGATCTAGCCTTGTTGCTAATTTTTCTAATTATGGAAAAAACAATGTAGATGCCTTTGCTCCAGGAGTAAAAATATGGGCAACCACTCCTAATAATTCATATGAGTTTTTACAAGGAACATCTATGGCGGCACCTGCCGTTGCCGGAGTAGCTGCTTTAATAAGATCTTATTACCCAAAATTAAGCGCTAATCAAGTAAAACAAGTACTTATGAATAGTGGATTAAGTACAAATGCTACAGTAGTAATTGGAGGGGAACCTGCAAATACTGGGAAATTTACAGAATTATCAAAGTCAGGGAAAATGGTCAATCTTTATAATGCATTGATTCTGGCAGATAAAATGTCGAAGTAACAGATAAAATACGTAATGAATACATCAAAAAGAATAACATTCTTAGGTTTTTTACTAGGATTTATTACCCTGTTCGCTCAGAATAATACAACATACTGGCAACAGCATGTCGATTATAAAATAGCAGTGGACATGGATGTAGAAACCTATAAGTTTAAGGGAACTCAGGAATTAACATACACCAATAACTCACCTGATACGTTATATCAGGTGTTTTATCATCTTTATTTCAATGCCTTTCAACCCGGAAGTGAAATGGATGTCAGATCACTTAACATAGCAGATCCGGATCCAAGAGTAATGGATAGAATCAGTAAACTTACTCCAGAAGAAATTGGATATCTGAAAGTTAGTTCCTTAAAGAAAAATGGAAAAGAAGTTTCTCATACTACAGAAGGAACGGTACTGGAAGTAACCTTAAAAGAACCTATACTCCCAGGAGAAAAAACAACCTTCTCAATGGAGTTTGATGGACAAGTTCCTGTTCAAATTCGTCGTTCTGGTCGTAATAATAAAGAAGGAGTTGCACTATCCATGACACAATGGTACCCAAAAATGGCGGAGTACGATTTTGAAGGCTGGCATGCAGATCCTTATATCGCTAGAGAATTTCACGGCGTATGGGGTAATTTTGATGTAACAATAACAATCGACAAGAATTATATTCTGGGAGCCTCTGGATACCTTCAAAACCCTCAGGAAATCGGATATGGGTATGAAAAAGAAGGAACCAAGGTTAAGAGAAAAGGAAAAAAACTTTCCTGGCATTTTATCGCTCCTAAGGTACATGATTTTACCTGGGCTGCTGATCCGGAATACATTCATGATGTAGTAACCATGCCTGAAGGACCTACCCTACATTTCTTATATAAGAATGATGAAAAAATTCTGGAAAACTGGAAGGTTTTACAGCCTAAAACGGTAGAACTAATGAAATACTTCAATGAACATATAGGTACCTATCCATATGATCAATATTCGGTAATTCAGGGAGGAGACGGTGGAATGGAATATGCTATGTGTACACTAATAACAGGAAATCGTACATTAAACAGCCTTGTCGGTGTTACAGCTCATGAATTAGCACATGCATGGTTTCAGCATATTCTGGCAACTAACGAAACAAAACACGAGTGGATGGACGAAGGTTTTACTACTTATATTTCTACGCTGGCTACCAGTAAAGTTCTTAACAGTACCAAATCAGATCCGCTACAAAATATCTATAAAGGATACTACAGTTTAGCCAATTCAGGAATAGAACAACCACAAAGTACTTATGCAGATCATTATGACAGAAATGTAGCCTATGGTGCCTCTGCATATTCCAAAGGAAGTGTTTTCTTATCACAGTTAGGATATATCATCGGAGAAGAAAACCTAGCAAAAACCCTAAAGAGATACTTCGATGAATGGAAGTTCAAACATCCAACTCCAAATGATTTTAAGCGTATAGCAGAAAAAGTATCCGGAATACAATTAGATTGGTATTTGGTGGATTGGACTCAGACAACGGGTAAAATTGATTATGCAATAAAAGAAGTTACTGAAAAGGATAACAAAACGGAAGTAACTCTGGAAAGAATCGGATTAATTCCTATGCCAATGGATATTTATGTAGAATATACAGATGGTACTAAAGAATCTTTTTATATTCCATTGCGTATTATGAGAGGTGAAAAAGAGAATCCTTTTCCTTCTTTAAAAAGAACTGTAAAACCCGATTGGACTTGGGCACATCCAACGTATTCTTTTGATATAGAAAAACCAAAATCAACTATAAAATCTATCACTATCGATGTTTCTAATAAAATGGCAGATAGTAATAGTGGAAATAATAGTTTCAAACAATAAAATTGGTCAATCTTATATAAATATTAACATTAAAAAAGCCTTTTCTGAATAATAGAAAAGGCTTTTTTAATGTCTTAGAGTAACACATTAGATATGATATTTTTCATAAAAAACTTAGAATATAACACCTCTTTATAATCGAGTAAAGTATAAAGTATATCGTTTAAAGAGAATTTCGTCTCAAAATGTAGATTAAAAAGCTTTTTTTTTTCAAAAAACATTCTAATTAGTACATTCGTCTCATATGTCAGTAACGTTTGGTAAAAAAGAGAAATTAAAAAGTAAAAAGGAGATAACCTTGTTATTTTCTGAAGGGAAATCAGTAAGTGCTTACCCTATTCGGCTTATTTATTCTAAAAAATCTCAAAAAGATCTTCCCCTTATAAAAGCAGGAGTCTCTGTCGGAAAAAGAAATTTTAAAAGAGCCGTAGACAGAAACCATATAAAACGCTTGTTACGGGAATCTTACCGAAAAAATAAGTATCTTGTAACAGAAAAGAATACAGATTATTTTTCTTTTTTATTCTTATACACTGGTAAAGAAATACCTGATTATGCGTTTCTGGAATCCAAAATGAAAAAAGTGTTACTCAAGTTTGTGGAACAAGAAATGTCTCATTGAAAAAATTAAGAATCATTCTGACTTTTTGATTAAAAATTACGCCCTTACTATGAAAAAGAAAATTATATATCCAATACTCGCTGCTTTTATATTGCTTTTTACGGCAAGTTTCAGTTTCAAATCTGATTTTTTTGAAATCGCAAAACAAATTGAAATTTTCACCACTATGTTTAAAGAAATAAACATGAATTATGTGGATGAAACTAATCCTGCAGAATTAATGGATACAGCCATAAAAGCAATGCTTAGTGATCTGGATCCTTATACTAAATATTGGAATGAACAAGATGTAGAAGCTTCTAAAATAAGAAATGCAGGAGAATATACTGGTATTGGAGCCTCGGTACGAACTTTTAGTAAAAAAATTGTAATTGTAGAACCTTATGAAGGTTATCCTGCCGATAAAGCTGGATTAAAAGCCGGAGATGAAATTATAAAAATCGGAGATATCAATATAGCTGATTTTAATGAAGATGCAGGAGAACTGCTTAAAGGAGCAAGTGGAACAAAAGTAGAGATCACATATAAACGTCAGGGAGAAACGAAAACAACGACTCTTACCCGATCAGAAATTGAAGTAGATGCGGTTCCTTTTTATACACTATTAGACGATAATACCGCTTATATTATCTTATCCAAATTTAATAGTAAAGCTTCTAGTGAAACAATAGCAGCGCTAAAAGATCTAAAAGCTCAAGGAGCAAATAAAGTCATTCTGGATCTGAGAGGAAATCCAGGAGGTTTATTGAGTGAAGCTGTTAATGTTACTAATATTTTTGTCCCTAAAGGAGAATTAATTACAACTACTAAATCCACTGTAAAAAAGTATAATAAAGTTTATCATACCAAGAAAAAAGCAGTTGATACAGAAATTCCATTAGTAGTATTAGTTAATGGTAGAAGTGCTTCTGCCAGTGAAATTGTTGCCGGTAGTATTCAGGACTTAGATAGAGGTGTTGTTATCGGTGCTAGAAGTTTTGGAAAAGGATTGGTACAACGTCCTAAAAAGTTGACATACGGAACCCAAATAAAAATTACTATCTCCAGATATTACACGCCAAGTGGTAGATGTATTCAAGCATTGGATTACTGGAACAGAGATAAAAACAACAATGCAGTACGCATCAATGAAAAAGATTTTAAAGCCTTTACTACCCGTAATGGTCGTAAAGTATATGATGGAGGAGGAATTCAGCCAGATATCGAATTAGCAACCTCTAAATACAGTGATATTACAAATGCATTATTAAGATCTAATGCCATTTTTGATTATGGTACTAAATACTACTATAGTCATCAATTAGATAACAGTGAGAATTTTTCATTTACGAATCAGGATTACGAAGATTTTAAAAAGTTTGTAAAAGAAAGCGAATTTACATTCGAAACAGAAACAGAACGTACCCTGAAGAAAACATTGGAAGTTGCTAAAAAAGAAAAAATATACAATACTATCTCTCAGGAATACACTTCCTTACTATCTGCTATTGAGAAATCTAAAGAAAAAGGACTCGATACCTATAAAAGTGAAATAGTTACCCTACTAACAGATGAAATTATAAAACGTTATTTCTATAGAAAAGGATTGTATTCTTACTATGTAAATCACAATCCTGAAATTGCTAAAGGAAAAGAAATTCTTAGCAACCTTTCTGATTATAAAAAAATTCTAAAAATTAAATGATTTCCCCATTTTTATAAGCCTCAAGAAACATTTAAATCTAAATTATCTAAGTAGATAATAGAAAAGATATAAAATATAAAAAGCTCGGTAAATAACGAGCTTTTTATATTTTGAAATTATGCATTTAATCTCTTATCATTGCCACATGAGGGATTCCATCTTCTAAATACTCATCCCCTACTACACTAAAACCGTGTTTTTTATAGAAATTAATTAAATATTTCTGTGCAGAAATCTTAATTTTAGACGTGTGATAATGTTCTTCAATAGCTTTGATACTAGCTATAATAAGATCATGACCATATTTGTGCTTTCGTTCGTTTTCTGCTACTACAACACGACCTAAGCTAGTAGCTTCATCAAAATAAGCACCACTATCAAATAATCTCGTATAAGCAACAATTTTTTCGTCCTTATATCCAATAACATGTAATGCATTTCTATCTTTTCCATCCAAATCTTGATATACACAATCCTGCTCTACTACAAATACCTCAGCTCTAAGCCTTAATATATCATAAAGTACAGTCGTAGATAATTGATCAAAATTTCTTACTTCGAAATGAATTCCACTCATAGATATTAACAATTAGATATTTTATTCACCCTATTCAGATGTCTACCTCCTTCAAATTCAGTAGCTAAAAATGTTTTTACCATCTCTAAAGCTTGAGGTAAAGAGGTAAATCGTGCCGGAATACTAATAATATTGGCATCATTGTGCAACCTGGTTAACTC contains:
- a CDS encoding S8 family peptidase gives rise to the protein MTLISKKQLIAISSSLALVSCGAPTLVSTPIENIDSIPLKNAPLTETQYKNWNSFDLVSDTIPGMSVNKAYTEIIKNKPGKKVIVAVIDSGVDIEHEDLDGVIWTNTKEIKGNNKDDDNNGYIDDIHGWNFLGDSKDENLEFVRIIKKLKPKYQGKNLASVASSDKKEYQNYIEAKAEYEKKYQEALSNKERYEQILQQTNASHKAVSAILKKEDYTQKELLSVKADTPEMQQYVGFLSQMFQFLDKGENIVNFSKNLKEGIEHFTNSLNYNLNLDYDGRSTVGDNVDDITNVTYGNNNVMGPDPTKDNIKHGTHVAGIIAAERNNGKGVNGIAKNVEIMAIRAVPDGDEYDKDIALAIRYAADNGAKVINTSFGKYYSTHPEWVWDAIKYAADKDVLIVNAAGNEAEDLDQKRVYPNDQTDNTTEIANNFITIGALNYEYGSSLVANFSNYGKNNVDAFAPGVKIWATTPNNSYEFLQGTSMAAPAVAGVAALIRSYYPKLSANQVKQVLMNSGLSTNATVVIGGEPANTGKFTELSKSGKMVNLYNALILADKMSK
- a CDS encoding M1 family metallopeptidase codes for the protein MNTSKRITFLGFLLGFITLFAQNNTTYWQQHVDYKIAVDMDVETYKFKGTQELTYTNNSPDTLYQVFYHLYFNAFQPGSEMDVRSLNIADPDPRVMDRISKLTPEEIGYLKVSSLKKNGKEVSHTTEGTVLEVTLKEPILPGEKTTFSMEFDGQVPVQIRRSGRNNKEGVALSMTQWYPKMAEYDFEGWHADPYIAREFHGVWGNFDVTITIDKNYILGASGYLQNPQEIGYGYEKEGTKVKRKGKKLSWHFIAPKVHDFTWAADPEYIHDVVTMPEGPTLHFLYKNDEKILENWKVLQPKTVELMKYFNEHIGTYPYDQYSVIQGGDGGMEYAMCTLITGNRTLNSLVGVTAHELAHAWFQHILATNETKHEWMDEGFTTYISTLATSKVLNSTKSDPLQNIYKGYYSLANSGIEQPQSTYADHYDRNVAYGASAYSKGSVFLSQLGYIIGEENLAKTLKRYFDEWKFKHPTPNDFKRIAEKVSGIQLDWYLVDWTQTTGKIDYAIKEVTEKDNKTEVTLERIGLIPMPMDIYVEYTDGTKESFYIPLRIMRGEKENPFPSLKRTVKPDWTWAHPTYSFDIEKPKSTIKSITIDVSNKMADSNSGNNSFKQ
- the rnpA gene encoding ribonuclease P protein component translates to MSVTFGKKEKLKSKKEITLLFSEGKSVSAYPIRLIYSKKSQKDLPLIKAGVSVGKRNFKRAVDRNHIKRLLRESYRKNKYLVTEKNTDYFSFLFLYTGKEIPDYAFLESKMKKVLLKFVEQEMSH
- a CDS encoding S41 family peptidase; this translates as MKKKIIYPILAAFILLFTASFSFKSDFFEIAKQIEIFTTMFKEINMNYVDETNPAELMDTAIKAMLSDLDPYTKYWNEQDVEASKIRNAGEYTGIGASVRTFSKKIVIVEPYEGYPADKAGLKAGDEIIKIGDINIADFNEDAGELLKGASGTKVEITYKRQGETKTTTLTRSEIEVDAVPFYTLLDDNTAYIILSKFNSKASSETIAALKDLKAQGANKVILDLRGNPGGLLSEAVNVTNIFVPKGELITTTKSTVKKYNKVYHTKKKAVDTEIPLVVLVNGRSASASEIVAGSIQDLDRGVVIGARSFGKGLVQRPKKLTYGTQIKITISRYYTPSGRCIQALDYWNRDKNNNAVRINEKDFKAFTTRNGRKVYDGGGIQPDIELATSKYSDITNALLRSNAIFDYGTKYYYSHQLDNSENFSFTNQDYEDFKKFVKESEFTFETETERTLKKTLEVAKKEKIYNTISQEYTSLLSAIEKSKEKGLDTYKSEIVTLLTDEIIKRYFYRKGLYSYYVNHNPEIAKGKEILSNLSDYKKILKIK
- a CDS encoding GNAT family N-acetyltransferase, with protein sequence MSGIHFEVRNFDQLSTTVLYDILRLRAEVFVVEQDCVYQDLDGKDRNALHVIGYKDEKIVAYTRLFDSGAYFDEATSLGRVVVAENERKHKYGHDLIIASIKAIEEHYHTSKIKISAQKYLINFYKKHGFSVVGDEYLEDGIPHVAMIRD